The sequence below is a genomic window from Bactrocera dorsalis isolate Fly_Bdor unplaced genomic scaffold, ASM2337382v1 BdCtg078, whole genome shotgun sequence.
TCTTCTTCAGATTACCGCACGCTGAGAGCACGGTCTTGACGGCGCGCATGCCATAATCATAGTGGTTTTGCATAGACAATTGCTCCGAACATAGCCGATAGGTGGTGACGATTTTCACCGACAACTTTCGCGCATCTACAAAACCGTACGAGTACAATGATATTTCGCCAATCATTGCATAGTCGGGCACCATCATTGCAACCGAACGGAAGAGTACTTTAAGGTTATCGGGTAACTCTGAGCGGCCTGCATAGCCGGGATTCATGGTTATGCAGACATAACAGGCTGGATTTAGTGTTAGCTCTGTACCCTCAAAGTTAAACTTGACAGCTTTGGCGCGCACCGCTTGTATGATAAGTAAAATCTGTTGAGCCACCACCGAAAGCACCTCCAACTCAATGCGATTGAATTCATCGAAGCAAGCCCAGGCACCACAAGAGGCGAGTCCTTTGAAAAACTTGCCCATCGCCTTATAGTCTAAACCATCGGAACAATTAAACACTTTACATTGTACGGCCAGTGCTTTGGCTAAATCTTTAGTTGTTTCGGTTTTTCCTGTGCCAGCTGGCCCTTCTGGTGCACCATTCAAATGCAGCTGATAGGCACCAACCAAAGTGCGATAACAACGATCAGTTAATGGAGTGATTACCAAACGATCTGAGTTCCCCAAATACTCATTAGCATACGGCACGGTTGCATTTATAATACGCACAAGACTGTCACCATTCTCCCAGTAATAACGTAATTGAGCCATCCATTGAAAATCGAACTCACTGCTAATCTTCATGCGAATCAAATCTTCGACAACATCCTTTGCATGTACATCAATTACAATTAGCGACTTGATGGTTATGCGATTTAGGTTATTGATATGTGTGGAACGTATTAGAGCGACAATATCATTTAAATCCCTGTTAAGACTGCCGAAAAAGTCAGTCATAGCAATTTGATTCAGCGCAGACCGACGTAAATTCATGTGCACCATGGATGCCCAGTACACCTGAGAAATACATAGTACGATCATTTGCGGCCAATGTAGGACCCAATCGAAGCGTTGTACAGTTGGATAATGTCCATAGGAACGATCCATTTCATTGCGCACCGCTTTCAGCATCTCTGCTTCAACACCAACCAACCATTTTTCCACACTGCCACCAGCGGCAGCGGTCGACACTTGCTCGACAAAATTAATCTTTTCTTGATCACTACTTATCATTGCAAGCACATTCTTTTCGGCATCGAATTCGAGCAGATTTATACCTTCGAAACATTTGCTCAAATGCGGTTGCACACGGAGGGGATCTTTTGTTTCGGATAATATTTCTAGCATTTCGTCATTggataaaaagaagaaacgcgGAAAGTACAAGCGCTTCTTTTCCAAATAATTACTCACACCGGTAGTGATGTCGTCGAGCAGTTCATTTGCCTTTATCAGCGATTCGAGCAGACCAGCTTGCGGCGCAGTTTCCATTACAAGTGGCTGACGCAGCACCATAGCCATATTGCGCGTAAATGTCTGCTCTACAACTTGAAAGAGACGACCTTCTTCTGGCATTTGCGCCACGATATCTTTGGAGGAGAATATCGGTAGCAGGTATAAAAAGTTCGACTGAACTTTACCCCACTGGTCGAGAGTAGCATTTACACGCATTATTTTATCGTACCACGCCAACACTTCATCCTCACACGGCTTCATAAAAGCTGATCCGCGCATGGTaagtgttttcaaaatgtgatCATCCAAGAGTGCCTGAATATCATCCAAATTCGAGAGAATCATAACGCCCGTGTCTTTATATGGACCGGTGGGAAAGAATCGTGAATCCCATTCTCGTATCATTGCGTGCAAGTTATTCTGGAGTTGTAGTTCTTTATTAGCACCAACACTGATAATCTCAAACTGATCTAACTTAGTGTCAAGATTCATATCAATTATTTTCTTGAGGGTTGTACCGGCATCGGGTGTTATATCGAAACCGGCAATCTCGGACATTTCCTTCCAATGTCGTTTACGCAATGCCGGGTTGCACATTATATTAACGATAAAAACGCCCGTGGTGAAGTCCTTTATAGTTTTAATCATTTTTGTGCAGAGTCGAATAGGTACAGGATGCTTTTCAGGATCGGGGTCTTCAGTTTGTCCCTTTAATgatatgtaaacatatttagTTATGCATTTAACAATTGCTTTGTCTATGTTGTTGTACTCACCCGAAACATGCATATTGGGGTTTCAATTTGGTCTTGTCTGATTTTTACGCGAtagtatttttggtttttctgaaACTCTTTTAGAAAGTTATCCGTTGTTTCTTCAACGAATTTCGGTTCAAGGTACTCAAAAGGTCCATACATCCAGACATTCAAGTATCGCATCCATTCGATGCAAGATCTTTGTTTATAACATGATgatatacattaaataaaataatataacatattttaaattatacttATAAGTATACAAAGTCTTTAAAGTCAGTCGAACTAACCTGCATCATATGGAGGCTAAGTttgttattttagaaaataattctgATCGTTATATACAGAAAACATAATGAGATGTATAGGGGCTAGAGGAACTTCTGAACTAAATATATTATCGAACTATGAagatactacatacatataccccATATATGGACTGATATCAATGCTTTTTTTACCTataaggtatgtacatatgcttctGACCGATGTTACGGTATGAATTCGAAAGAGGTCCATAATAGATTATCATGTTCTGAATATGGAAGATAGCAAATAacctttgttatttttatagtagCAAGATAACAATACGGCCATACTAAGTAGACCGTTAGGGACAGCAAACCGGTTTGCGATTtaatcatggaaagatatacgatccaacaaggagtcgaaattattaaaatttactaccgaaattcggagtcagtggcctcaactttaagagcgctacgtccaatttatgatcGTCATAACGTctagcgtctagtggaaaaaattgaatccacaggcacagtacaaaatgttcccatgccagtgagacaaagaagtgtccgtagtgtcgagaatattgctgccgctagcgcatcaattgaggaagacccaaatcagtctctcacacgtcgttctcaagcgttggacatctctgtgacgtcgttgtggcgaattttgcgaaaagatcttggtctacatccttacaagatcaaattggcgcaaaaactgaagccgcttgaccaccagaatcgtcgtatgttcgtgaattgggttgagcaacaacttgaaaatgattcggattttcaacgaaaaatcttcttcagcgatgaggctcattacaggctgaatggcttcgtcaataagcaaactATGCGTTATTgatcaggcagcaatccactcgtactccatgagtcaccattgcatcccgaaaaaatgacggtttggtgcggtttatgagcCGGCGGCATCATTGGGCCGTATTTCTTCCAAGATCGGTCCGTTGCAGTGAATGGGAATTGCttccgctcaatgataaccgaatatttttgatcCGAATTGGATCATATGGACTTTAagaatatgtggttccaacaggatggCGCCACAAGCTACACGCGCAGTGGCGTAggtacaacttcgggcgcccggggccaaggatgttctacCGCCCCCCTTtattcatgaggtggttcgaacaaaagtgaatttttacaaaatatcttccatattaagtatataaaatttgggCTTCGCAAAttctgaaatttcaaaattctcacaatacggtttttaaggaaattgatagtaaatttacaagacatcttattaaacgCCATAgaaaaaaacccattttcgccctatatcttgtacacttttgacacaatttgcaaaataaattttgtaaacaaattttttgaaatatttttctgaatattaaaaaaccgcGAAGATTGTTTTGCcgccccaagacgttgcgcccggggcgacggCCCCCTTCGGTAGACAGACGCCTGAATATCCATTCGACTCATCATCGCAATCAACTATCTAACGCGAAAATAACTTGATTACGAGTATATCCGCTGTTCAAAACTACCGTTATATGAATAAAgctattatttatacatacttcATTAATTCTGCAAATGGAATAATGAAACCCTTCATAACTTCTAGTTTAGGATATGTTGTTTGTGCCATCTTAAAGAGTTTCTCCTCCTTATTAATCCAAGCAACATAGTCATCGAATGTCTTCAGTTGACCCATGAAATTTCTCAACAGTATATAGTTATGCCGAAACTGTTCTGGTTCGCTCATATCGTCAATTATGGCTAAATTTGGCAACATAGCATCAATATCCTCATTCAGCTTCTTAATGACATCCTGCAGATGTTcttcaaatagaaatttataatgCTCCTGCTGTGAAGCATTGTAATCGCAGATTTCATTAATGTCTTGTAGCCAATTAATGGTGCGTATGGTAAGATCGAAATGGTATGGTGACATTTCGGTTAACTCAACCAGGTTTGTGCCAACTTGAAGGCAATATTGTATGCGATCCCTTAATGCGAATATAAGTTCCTTTTTCACACTTATCATGTACTCAGCGCTCGCGAGTAATTCTTCCGTTGATCTTGGTACCGTCAATGCTTTGGTTTTAATGTCCTCAAATGCAGCACAGATTTCCTCTTCGGCTTTTATATGCTCCTTAACCATTTGTTCAGTTATGCGTGCAATTAAATCGTCGGCAATTCGTCTTAGTGCCACAAACGCGGCCTTATTGCAGACTACACACATTTCGAAGTAATCGTTTTCCGGTTCGCCTTGTAACATACGTATAAACTCGAAGTAAGTCTCAATACGTTTGAAGTACTCGTCAAACTCACGGgattctctcaaaaactcgtcaaGACCACGCCGCACATCATCCGCATAAAGattgtaatatttctttttatatccAATAATGTAGTCTTTTATAGGCGCATATGTACGTctcaatacatttttcaatttaactttATATTCGTTAAGCCAATACTCGTTCATGGATATACGCAGATAGTCGGCCGCATTATTAACCAGTGTTGAATCGATTTGCGGCTCTAAGGGCTCTATACCAGTTGCCACCTGTGCTGTCGCATCGGTGAGATGCATATACATGTCGTAAATTGTTTCCAAACTCGGATCTAGTTCTATTGTGTTCTCATCTTCCAGATAGATCATATTAATTTTGAGCGTAGGAATTTTGCGTACCAAGCCGCCAACACGCAAGAACTCATCCAGTGTATTTATTTTCAGCATATTTATTTGTCTATTCATAAGCGCCTCCAAGCATTTGAACATATGCGCCTTGAGCCAAGTAGGCATTATGCGTCGGCGGAATTGACGACGTATAAGTGAGACCATTTTCGGATACCATGACCAGCGTAAAAAGTTACTTACATCGCCCAAATTGTTTTCCACATATTTTATAAACGTCTTGTAAAATAGTGCTTCGCGACCGCCGAGTCCCATTGTCGCTTGTACATGACTGGAACCGAGGGTTATTGGATCCAAAACAACCATTGTTTTCGGAAACTCCAACTCGGAGGTATTTAAAATCATACGCACCTGTGGATACACAATAAGTAACTTTTTGCTGATTTTACGTTTATTCTCaagaaatttcgaataattCGCTGTGCGTCCAGGTAACTTGAAGTGAAAATCCTTGCGTGGCAGtacaaattgtgcgggatcctcATCAGCAAACTCCGGATGCACCAGTATGCAATTCATGCTGTAAATCTTCATGAGACGATCGAATTCTTCGTGCACATCTTTCATATAATTGTCGACCAGCTCGGGATATTTGGTTTTTAAACGGGTTGGCGCGTAGCTGAGAATTTTCTTTTCCGTTTTCCGCAACATTTTTGGCACTTCTATTTTACGTACTTCCCGACGCAAATTATCTATGTAATCGTTTTGGGGTAGTAGACGCATATCCGGTTCAGGTGGCAGCGGCTTGCGGCATAAATTGACTTTCTCGAGAGCGGCGCGATATTTGAGAAAGCGTGAATGTCGCTGACGCTGGATATCGGCAAGTCGGAATTTAAGTAATGGATTTTGTATGTATCCTTCATTGTCATATCTCTTAAGGTCCGAGGGCGGTTGATACATCCGTTCCAGTTTTTTCGTAAACATCTTGTTGAAAGCTCCGTATGCGATGTGAATTCGTTGAGATCaagtgaaaaaatgaaaaaattcttcATGCAAACGACAATGTATTTTCAGTTTGATAAACGTTGTTGGGTTCGAAAGTTTGCTTAGAAACGATAAATGAATGCCAGTGCACGTACATCGATTTCGTTGCCAGGAAAGCTACAGAGTGACTGTTTGGcgttaaaatgtttataaacgTTATGTTATGTTTAAAAGAACAGATATCCGGGACGTTACTTAGCGGGTTATGTAATTCGAATATGAAGAGTTTATAggtttaattgttgtttttactttagCGTTAATCTAAATACGATTTACCGAAAGGATAAATTGGTTGTCATCAAGGTCATTCAAATGTACAAGTATACTTAAGATATATTATATTCAATTCTCAAGTCAGCCGGTTCTACGATACCGGAATTGACGCGCATTTTATCTGGCCAAGGGCTGTCATTTCGACGATCTAAGCCTGTTTAGATCCGTAAGTAATATTTTAACACAGTCATCATCAGAGAAAACCCTAGCAGCTGGGTTTCCCCGCATCCGCCTGATCCGTGCCGTTGTCCAAACGTGCTCCCCGAAGAAATTTTCTGTTGGGTTTGTGAGTAAACCGTCCCACGGAGCTTGACTAGACAGCATGACTTCCAGTCTGAACAATTCCCTTCtcaaccttcatcccgctctGTTCACAGTGCGACGGGCACAAGGCAATTCGTGGTTCCCCGCACCGTCTGTTCGGTGTGTCAGACCGTAATATGTCGGAACATCAGtttgcggtccaagaaaccaagctaaTCATCCGCCGAAAACTTCTGAGATGCACAGGCTTCAACATTTTGCGTAGAAATCGATAGCGAGATAGTGGTGGTGGTCTAACCTTCATTCCATGCAGTATCGCCTTATCGTCGGCGACATCGACCGCAGTGATATTACCCACGAATGTCAGGGTATAGCTTTCCGGTCAGGCGACGTCAAGCTCGAAATGTTCAATATCTACATCCCAATAATCTCGATCGAGAGCTAACTGGGTCGACTTCATAGAATTTAACGAAATCGCCTCACCGTCAATTCCGTAAAGTGAACGCTGCTACTACCATTTGTTTTATACCGGCTTGAAGAATCACGGAACTCCGTCATAATATCCGAACCGAAGCAGcagttttaattaataagagTGACACCTAATATCATGCCGATGCCTGTGAGCCCTACATACGGGATCCCCCAAGGTGAGATAACTAGTAAATCACCATAAGCGAACGAAATGGGTAGAACACCTGAAGTCATACAATCTCTCTGCCGTAGCGAGCAAGCTTTGAAATACTGTCAAATCCCTGTCCAATTCAAGGAGATACGACGATAATCGTGTCGGAATCCATTTTGACGGTCGTGCCTTCTCGAACCCGAAGGCGTGAGCGTGCTCCCTTTATACTGTACCTTTCGGAAGAGAAAcaatgtgttaaccgacgggtATGCAAGATGCCAAAAGACTGCACACCGATTGCTTTCACCATCGGGGAGGTTCTGAGTATCATTAACAAATCAAAGGCATCTAAATCCATCGGCTCAGAAACCAACTCACTTATCCTCCTTCTCGTTTCCTGGGCATCCTGTTAAGTGGCTTAAATGACAGCTAACAGGACTTAGATactcgctacaacaacagcaacaataggaTAAAGGATATGGCTACcataaaaattgaaagattAAAATCatatccttgtatggaaaactttttagttGAGAAGTTGAtgtcttcaaaaaatttggcataaattaatgttttaagGGGCAATTTATGTCCGGATTTTTCTTAACAATTCTGTAATATAAAGGTCTGTACCATTGACAACCACGCAATGGCCACGGATTAACCTGTCAAAAAGCcgctataattataattatccgGCATTATTTCaagttattagaaataaataagcATGTGGGCTTCAATAACTTCCGAAAAATAAGGTATCCCATggaattttttctcataaataGATTAGTCAGCAATTCGTGAACCAAATTTAATGTTTAATGGAATTGgcagctttatttttatttaacggtgctaatatttattaaataaattttatacaatttcatATATGAACaatagttttattaaattgaatttattcgATACCTCCaaaaacatatgcatatgtacataatgttaatatatttgataatatATGCGCACATATGcattatgaaataataataaaacttatcaCAACTTTTTAGAACAGGTTCGACATATTaacttatttgtatatatgtatgtatgtgtgtatatttttgaacatttgCTGATTATTCTCTTCAAAACGCAACCCTCGAAAAAATCTACATTTCACGCTCACATTAACTTTTAGGTACATTAAgccttaaattattatattcttttttaaCAACTAATATTTAGTCAATTGATTTGTGTAGATCGTTGCTGGATTAAATGATtgtttttttgtaatgaaaagggGCGTAAGGGTATCAAGTGGGTATAGGGGAGTTGTATCGACTACTAATGCATTGCTGCACCACTCCATGGCGAACTGCACTTGTTATCTCTCGAACTGCAGCACGTATTCTTTTAATGGAACTGGTAAATTGAGGCGGTTGACATTCTGAGCAAGTTTGCGATTGACCGCCTCATAGATGGCAATACGAGCCATTTGCTTTAGACTACGCGGTTTACGATACAATGAAGTGATCAGAGATATCAATTGTTCGGTCTTTTTATTTGGCACCTGCGCCACGTAGAAATTGTGCAACGATTTAAGGCAATTATATAACGGTCCATGTTGCATTGTTAAGAAAAACAGGTGTATGATTCGTGTGAATGTCAGTGCTGGATCATTTAGTATGAATTCCTTTTTGGTTATCAAAATTATATAGTAAAAAAGCAAGTAACGGGAGTGTGTACGAAACGAGTTGCGAAATGTGCCTTCTCCACCATTGTTTGTGCCGGCGCCTGCGCCATTGCTACTGCCACCAGTGCACAGCGTTTCACCAAAGCTGGCAATTTCGTTGGAAAATATTGCGCTGCCGGTTGTCGCCTGACTACTCAGTACGATGTTGGGATCAGCGCCATACTGTATTAGTGTAAGTGTTAATTCGTAGATGCATTGCATGTCTGAGCAGTTGCGCACATTTTGTACCATATCGCATACGGCTTGCAGTATATGCGGATACGTTTGATTGCAATCAAGTccatgttgcaataataataacaatatattcTTAATAAAGTCGAAGTTTGTTCGTTTTTGTGCATCACAATTAAGCGTAAAATTTTCACTAACAGTAAATACCAATACATGAAGTGGCGTCAAATTTGAGCGATATGAGCAATTCGGATTGGCGCCATATTGCAGTAAAATGCGAATGCAATTCAAATAACAAACCTGGAAAATAACGGCATTCAATTAATAGATCATTGCTTTATATACCTTGATGTATTCATACCTTCATGGAGTGGGTAAAATGATGCAGTTGATCCTTATTAATCAATGGAACAAGCAATACCATTATTGGTACTGAACCATCACGTCCCACAATATTCGGGTCACCGTCTTCTTTGATCAGCATGTTAAGCAATTCAAAGCATACTTCCCAATCACGCACATGTCGAAATACACATGCCAATGCACTATTGCCCGTTTGGTTAATTGAACTCTTAGCACCGTTTTGTAATAGAAAACGAACAAGATGTAGAACATCCCATTTGCTCCACTTGTCGTAACCATAGCTTttcaaaaacatacaaaatttatatatatagttaaataaattcatGTATTTTAGAATGAAATAGTTACCGCGCTTCCTCTAAAGCATAGCGCACTATTAGAGCATGAAGTGGCGTATTGCCTAGAGAGTCCGGTTCATTGATGAGTTCTTTGCATCCTCGCTCTAATAAAATTCTTAAGGTACTTAAGGTATCTTCAGCCGATTTGCGCGCcgcaaaaataactaaaaaaaataataatttattcttATCTGATACTGAAaaagcatattttatttttgtcattgcGAATGCCTTAACTAACATTCCAAAAACACTTTCGTTACTTACCAACATGCAGGAGTGTCATTTGTTGAGTACAGGTGCGTACAGTTGTCACGGCACCATGTTGTATCAGAAGCTCCAAAAAACGTCCTTCATGCAACACAGCCTGATGAATGGGATAATATTcatctttaattaaattaatctcTTCCGAACGTGTAATAACTAATTGCTGTACACAATTCCAAGCGCCACGTTCACAAGCCAAATGTAGCAGTGGCTTCTTAACCCGAAAGGGTACCTACAACGAAATGATTcagtgatattttatttttgaaaaagttaccAAAATTACCCAAGGGTCTTCCATTTTTTGTGCTAATATATTTAGTACATTAATTTGATCACCATCAATAGCATAGCAAACGGCGTTCTGTAACTTCGTATTTGCACGTTCGCATACATTTGGCGCAGTACCAACATCATCATAATTGCCATGGTACTTGCCGCTTTCCTCACAGTTGTGTGAATGTACACCTGGAAAGCACATCCGTGAATCTGTGTCGATTCTTGCCCCATGCTTTAAAAGCAATTCGACGCACTCTTCATATCCTTTCAAACAGGCTATATGCAATGGCAGTGAACAAGGACTACGATTAACGTCTGGCCTATGTCGGTGTAGCAACCACTTGGTGAGGTCGATGTGATTAAGGCCCACACTACGTTGAAGTATGTTATAACCGCAATCATCGTGTATTACAAGAATATTTTCATTCTAAATAATATGATCCAAATATGCTCATTATCAAATAATATTAcaacttaagaaaaatattagttaattCACACCTTCGGAATTTGCAACAGAAGACTTTCCAATGTCTGGATAGACACCTTTGGATTGGCCCGTAAAATTTCAAAGAGCGTTTGAATACGTGCCTCTGTAGCCTTGGATACTTTATGGCCGTCACGATGTGAAAGCAATGCTGACCCTGATCGAAACACCTGACCCATCTTTTTTCAATGCAAACCAAACAAGTACACAAAATGTTAAAGCAAGGCCAGCTTTTGTTTAATGTACGACGATAAAGGCCAAGTGAGAGCACGTTTAAGGATAATGGgatgaaatttgtttaaataacaTACGTCCCAACTATTTCATTTTTACCAATATTAACGTAAATGATTTCAAGAAAATAAGCTGAATCCTGCAAATATTGAACGAAATTGTATTTATTGTGAGTCGTTACGCCTTTGCTATTAGGAACTTATGTGAGGAAATAGGGTTTGAGAAATTTCTATTTGGTTGGCTTTATAAAGAATTTACACTTGTCTGTTTACTTTCGTTTAACTGGTATTTTAActagttttatcaaaaaacgcTATATTTCATgatgttatttaattttattattagaaTCGAAACATTTTGCAGCAAATCAAACACTTTTTCACGCAATACACACTTTTGACGCAAATAAATTCAGTGTTGCCAAACTGCAAGTATAGAAAGCTAGTTGAAAACAGACTATAAATAGCGAAAATGATAATACAACAAATGTTAAGAAGAAATgacaatataaaaacataaacaaatttgtttacaagTTTAAACTCTAATAATTTTGAGTCGAAAGTGGATTCAgcaatcattttaaattttaaccgATTTTAAAGTTACCACAGcctggtatatgtacatatattattcgaAAGTAATTAGCATAGAGAAGAACATCGCAAATGACTACGGAGAAGAACGACACACAACAACGTTGACTCCCTTTGGAGAGCTACAAATAAAGGTAGACGTCGAGGTGGCACAATGCCGAGTACAAATGCCCGCCCAAATCTACCAACGGTTGGCGGCCAGCCGTTACCACAACCTGGTAGATATTTGTTTAAAGTTGGTAGCTCAGAGGACAGCATATTGTATGATACTAAAGCCTGTCGGCTCCCAAAGCTAGCACTTCGGGGAGCAACAAAAATACCAACTCTGACGCACGAataaacattaataatttttttatttttaacttgaacgtagaaacaattaattaaattaaaaagtcttaataaattatatatatttgtctaatattttttatagagcAGCTCATACAGTTTTtctagtattaaaaaaaaaattgtgcacaatatattgaaaaaaaaagttatagagCACATTCATAATAATAGCCCTTGCAAATCTTGCAACTTATAGATTTATTATAGTCATCAATTGGATTTAATGAATAAAAGTATTTCTCAAGTTCGCTAAGAATTTCAACTTGCTTATTTTCGAGGAAGTCATATGTAAGATTAGAATATTTTGTGACGCACAGCATAAACATTTCATATAGCACCTTCTCAGTAGGTATAAATGTACGAAGAACATCATTAATGGTATCACCGAATTCGTCCATAAATGTTCTTGTCAAATTCATCAACAGGTAAAAGCTTCTTTCGCACATAAAATTCGCCATCGTGTCTAGTAGATCAATGAAACtatttgaatttaatatgtTGCGAACAAATTTAAAGCCAGCTGCAGCGAGGAGTTGTATGGGATTTAATTCACCGTCCAAAGTATAGCTAATTAACAGTGGGAGTTCACTAATAGCATTACCAACCACCGTGCCTGCTGTAGCTTGTGCTAATAATGTACCAATTTGTTGTATAAAAGCCTCTTTAGATGGTATATTATTTACAACTCGAATAAGATccattttattaaagttttcgcCCACTCTCATACACTCACTTGAAATTTTATCAAATGAATTTCTAgaaatttaaacataattaataaattatcacTTAAGTAGTTACATTATTCGCTCACCTGGTCTGTTTTCGAATTGCTCTCCGAAGCGATGCACTGCCACCTCGAGTTGGAATTTTCGTAACAAGTGCTAGATTATTAATTGAATGTGTAAAAACCAACAACGACGACGCAAGCTGTAAAATATCTAAGCTGCTTGGCCCATCGTCATAGCTCTGCTAGGAATAAATTAAGTTATGCCATTAAAaatctaataatattttattaaattccttACCAAATACAAATCATAAACAGTATTTACTATGTCAGAGCCAGAGAGTACAAGCGAT
It includes:
- the LOC105224783 gene encoding uncharacterized protein LOC105224783 isoform X3; amino-acid sequence: MVTEERDHEVAKHSTNFSFHPVVRTRKCLSLNNSSGCCMIFIDEHSRIYQNWQQYLKNNILPSGTMIAPSNGVYTLNENDEVDLEICPTPNSSSMRKLETAIGVGGIISGTAPLALSMVMPVAAPVMLAATAVSLATSAYTAVRSATFLKDRHKHGQSTSLADREARSKWLGVAGGVAGLGATGAMNALAYANSAGKGVPLMAKVAVGGVNVTSLVLSGSDIVNTVYDLYLQSYDDGPSSLDILQLASSLLVFTHSINNLALVTKIPTRGGSASLRRAIRKQTRNSFDKISSECMRVGENFNKMDLIRVVNNIPSKEAFIQQIGTLLAQATAGTVVGNAISELPLLISYTLDGELNPIQLLAAAGFKFVRNILNSNSFIDLLDTMANFMCERSFYLLMNLTRTFMDEFGDTINDVLRTFIPTEKVLYEMFMLCVTKYSNLTYDFLENKQVEILSELEKYFYSLNPIDDYNKSISCKICKGYYYECAL
- the LOC105224784 gene encoding ankyrin-3 gives rise to the protein MGQVFRSGSALLSHRDGHKVSKATEARIQTLFEILRANPKVSIQTLESLLLQIPKNENILVIHDDCGYNILQRSVGLNHIDLTKWLLHRHRPDVNRSPCSLPLHIACLKGYEECVELLLKHGARIDTDSRMCFPGVHSHNCEESGKYHGNYDDVGTAPNVCERANTKLQNAVCYAIDGDQINVLNILAQKMEDPWVPFRVKKPLLHLACERGAWNCVQQLVITRSEEINLIKDEYYPIHQAVLHEGRFLELLIQHGAVTTVRTCTQQMTLLHVVIFAARKSAEDTLSTLRILLERGCKELINEPDSLGNTPLHALIVRYALEEARYGYDKWSKWDVLHLVRFLLQNGAKSSINQTGNSALACVFRHVRDWEVCFELLNMLIKEDGDPNIVGRDGSVPIMVLLVPLINKDQLHHFTHSMKVCYLNCIRILLQYGANPNCSYRSNLTPLHVLVFTVSENFTLNCDAQKRTNFDFIKNILLLLLQHGLDCNQTYPHILQAVCDMVQNVRNCSDMQCIYELTLTLIQYGADPNIVLSSQATTGSAIFSNEIASFGETLCTGGSSNGAGAGTNNGGEGTFRNSFRTHSRYLLFYYIILITKKEFILNDPALTFTRIIHLFFLTMQHGPLYNCLKSLHNFYVAQVPNKKTEQLISLITSLYRKPRSLKQMARIAIYEAVNRKLAQNVNRLNLPVPLKEYVLQFER